One part of the Vidua macroura isolate BioBank_ID:100142 chromosome 14, ASM2450914v1, whole genome shotgun sequence genome encodes these proteins:
- the PIN4 gene encoding peptidyl-prolyl cis-trans isomerase NIMA-interacting 4 isoform X2 — MAPKGKGGGKGGGKAGKGGDGGGGSEGKAQGPKGGGSAVKVRHILCEKHGRAMEAMEKLKSGQRFSEVAAQYSEDKARQGGDLGWMTRGSMVGPFQEVAFALPVSSMDKPVYTDPPVKTKFGYHIIMVEGRK, encoded by the exons ATGGCGCCCAAAGGGAAAGGCGGTGGAAAAGGCGGCGGCAAAGCCGGGAAGG GCGgcgacggcggcggcggcagcgaaGGCAAAGCACAGGGCCCGAAGGGAGGCGGCAGCGCCGTGAAG GTTCGGCACATCCTGTGCGAGAAGCACGGCCGGGCCATGGAGGCTATGGAGAAGCTGAAGTCAGGACAGCGCTTTAGCGAGGTGGCGGCACAGTACAGCGAGGACAAGGCCAGGCAAGGG GGGGACCTGGGCTGGATGACCAGAGGCTCCATGGTGGGACCATTCCAGGAGGTAGCATTTGCCCTGCCTGTGAGCAGCATGGACAAACCCGTGTACACAGACCCTCCCGTCAAGACCAAGTTTGGATACCACATTATCATGGTggaaggcagaaaataa
- the ERCC6L gene encoding DNA excision repair protein ERCC-6-like, producing MQRVQEALAAAEQQQEEEEDEGFVDVCGSGLLIYGEMHRKLFQHQREGVAFLYRLHQEGKPGGILADDMGLGKTIQVIAFLSGMFDAELVQHVLLIMPTTLVSSWLAEFARWTPGLRVKEFHGTSKTERTRNLERVQRKNGIIITSYQMLINNWKQLASRHEQEFVWDYIILDEAHKIKCPSNKTTKCVYAIPARYRILLTGTPVQNNLREMWSLFDFACQGSLLGTAKTFKMEYENPITRAREKDATQGEKALGLKISENLMSIIKPYFLRRTKEDIKSYHADKADAPLPEDPSENKAPVMPSLTRKNDFVVWVYLAPVQEEIYRNFLCLDHVKEVLMTNRSPLAELTILKKLCDHPRLLSARACVQLGLEEEVDSEQDYRMEAGMFSGMNKIDHLSDETVIQESGKMQFFVGLLERLREEGHRTLVFSQSRKMLDIIELVLSHRQFQILRIDGTVTHLTERERRINAFQSNTNYSVFLLTTQVGGVGITLTAASRVVIFDPSWNPATDAQAVDRAYRIGQKENVVIYRLITCGTVEEKIYRRQVFKDSLIRQTTGDKKNPFRYFSKQELRELFTLEDTRTSATQIQLQSLHAMQRKSDLQLDEHLAYLHSLAMFGISDHDLIYTREMAHEEQVESEEAHQYIQRRVQKAHELVQLESQLRDQRMEGIRNACEETWQRPSGSLSRPKKLSPGLNNKNHFVSPPVADAHEKDKVIDLTEDEEAQMLDVSSRMTALTVGDLDEEQLAQGVSSMETGVLNTSKTAEQSEQEQAEQEYEQNPESSITPSSPALEKESQSLQERQHSQVHSDSSAKTRNDLSWHCHNPSGSGMADDPRSEAELSVQVCDPHTALGTEQNNVSEPASASAVLSLSNATPEINAVLCKSHVLEDNLEGTSAPSFQDQVDFNLVLEESDEEWQDASNRGRSVQHPEKESLQLQAESLCESPDKESPNKTWPSETSSHGKPCPTAEEEPNASLQGSKSLEESSGLFTFGRKKRLNRISSDSESEEQPEQVPSSPLDSTRHGLLEGISASTPKYDTTRARAIFSPQLNNSGNRSNASRRSFISRLVDEVEDMGESMGTTDEEDDDDDDGDEKQDGLVEDEAEECTGESAKPEEEPSGETLDTSEESSHTDSVESEQSEAEEMESSQEESTGDTELQSGEQIDYFTQESSSGKGIEQSSSPAADYDTLVQSGKKLQNDGKLQEALDCFLQALDIKNGDPEVMLLTLNLYRQLAQK from the coding sequence ATGCAGCGTGTGCAGGAGGCACTGGCGGCGgccgagcagcagcaggaggaggaggaggatgagggcTTCGTGGACGTGTGCGGCAGCGGCCTCCTGATCTACGGGGAGATGCACAGGAAGCTGTTCCAACACCAGCGGGAAGGTGTTGCATTCCTGTACCGCCTGCACCAGGAGGGCAAGCCTGGTGGTATCCTGGCAGATGACATGGGCCTGGGCAAGACCATCCAGGTGATCGCCTTCCTCTCGGGTATGTTCGATGCTGAGCTTGTCCAGCATGTCCTGCTCATCATGCCCACCACACTGGTCAGCAGCTGGCTGGCTGAGTTCGCTCGCTGGACCCCCGGCCTACGCGTTAAGGAGTTCCATGGCACCAGCAAGACAGAGCGCACCAGGAACTTGGAGAGGGTCCAGAGGAAGAATGGCATCATCATCACAAGCTACCAGATGCTCATTAACAATTGGAAGCAGCTGGCCAGCCGCCATGAGCAGGAGTTTGTGTGGGACTACATAATTCTCGATGAAGCACATAAGATCAAGTGCCCGTCAAACAAGACAACCAAGTGTGTGTATGCAATCCCGGCCCGGTACCGCATCCTGCTTACAGGCACCCCTGTGCAGAACAACCTGCGGGAAATGTGGTCCTTGTTTGACTTTGCCTGTCAAGGTTCCCTCCTGGGAACTgccaaaacttttaaaatggaatatgAGAATCCCATTACCAGGGCAAGGGAGAAGGATGCAACTCAAGGTGAGAAAGCACTGGGGCTAAAGATATCAGAGAATCTCATGTCAATTATAAAGCCCTATTTCCTCAGAAGGACCAAGGAAGACATCAAAAGCTATCATGCTGATAAAGCTGATGCTCCTCTTCCTGAGGATCCAAGTGAGAACAAGGCTCCTGTGATGCCATCTCTCACTAGGAAAAATGACTTTGTTGTGTGGGTGTACCTGGCACCGGTGCAGGAAGAAATCTACAGGAACTTTCTCTGCCTGGATCATGTGAAGGAAGTACTGATGACGAACCGATCGCCTTTGGCTGAGCTGACAATCCTGAAGAAACTCTGTGACCACCCCAGGCTTCTGTCTGCGAGAGCTTGTGTCCAGCTGGGCTTGGAAGAGGAGGTGGACTCTGAACAGGATTACAGGATGGAAGCAGGTATGTTTTCAGGCATGAACAAAATAGATCATCTCTCTGATGAGACTGTGATCCAGGAGTCTGGGAAGATGCAGTTCTTTGTGGGACTGCTGGAACGGCTGAGAGAAGAGGGACACCGAACCCTGGTGTTCTCACAGTCGAGGAAGATGCTGGATATCATAGAGCTTGTCCTGTCTCACCGACAATTCCAGATCCTGCGCATTGACGGCACAGTGACCCACCTGACGGAGCGGGAGAGGCGCATCAACGCCTTCCAGAGCAACACCAACTACTCTGTCTTCCTGCTCACCACGCAGGTTGGGGGTGTTGGCATAACCTTGACGGCAGCCAGCCGAGTGGTGATCTTTGATCCCAGCTGGAATCCAGCAACCGATGCTCAGGCTGTGGACAGAGCTTACAGAATTGGGCAAAAAGAGAATGTAGTGATTTACAGACTGATCACCTGCGGCACCGTGGAAGAGAAGATATACAGGCGGCAGGTATTCAAGGACTCGTTAATCAGACAGACCACCGGTGACAAAAAGAACCCGTTCCGTTATTTCTCCAAACAGGAACTAAGGGAGCTCTTCACGTTGGAAGATACTCGGACATCTGCAACTCAGATCCAGCTGCAGTCCCTGCACGCCATGCAAAGGAAGTCTGACCTGCAGCTGGATGAGCATCTTGCTTACTTGCATTCCCTGGCAATGTTCGGCATTTCTGACCATGACCTGATCTACACAAGGGAGATGGCTCATGAGGAGCAGGTGGAGAGCGAGGAAGCCCATCAGTACATCCAGCGGAGGGTACAGAAAGCCCATGAGCTGGTCCAGCTGGAGTCCCAGCTCAGAGATCAGAGGATGGAGGGGATCAGAAATGCTTGTGAAGAGACATGGCAAAGACCATCGGGATCACTTTCCAGGCCAAAGAAGTTGTCTCCAGGGTTGAACAACAAAAATCACTTTGTTTCACCACCAGTAGCTGATGCACATGAAAAAGACAAAGTTATTGATCTTACAGAGGATGAAGAGGCTCAGATGCTTGATGTCAGCTCCAGAATGACAGCTCTGACTGTTGGTGACTTGGATGAAGAGCAACTGGCACAAGGTGTGTCCAGTATGGAGACAGGAGTGCTCAATACTAGCAAGACAGCAGAACAATCTGAACAAGAACAAGCAGAACAAGAATATGAGCAAAATCCTGAATCTAGCATTACACCATCATCCCCTGCACTCGAGAAAGAGAGTCAGAGCCTCCAAGAGAGACAGCATTCACAGGTACATTCAGACAGCTCGGCCAAGACAAGGAATGACCTGTCTTGGCATTGTCACAATCCCTCTGGGTCTGGCATGGCTGATGATCCCAGAAGTGAGGCAGAATTGTCAGTTCAGGTATGTGACCCACACACTGCCCTcgggacagagcagaacaatgTTTCTGAGCCAGCTTCTGCTTCTGCAGTGCTGAGTTTATCAAATGCTACACCAGAAATCAATGCTGTGCTCTGCAAGTCTCACGTGTTAGAAGACAACTTGGAGGGTACATCTGCTCCTTCTTTCCAGGATCAAGTTGACTTCAATCTGGTTTTGGAAGAGTCTGATGAGGAATGGCAAGATGCCTCAAATAGAGGACGATCAGTGCAACACCCTGAGAAGGAGAGCTTACAACTCCAGGCAGAAAGCTTGTGTGAATCTCCAGACAAAGAATCTCCGAACAAAACTTGGCCAAGTGAGACCAGTAGCCATGGCAAACCCTGTCCCACAGCTGAAGAGGAGCCAAATGCCTCCCTGCAAGGGAGTAAATCATTGGAGGAAAGCAGTGGTCTCTTTACTTTTGGTAGGAAGAAACGCTTAAACAGAATTTCTTCAGATAGTGAGAGTGAAGAGCAGCCTGAACAAGTGCCCTCCTCTCCCTTGGACAGCACTCGGCATGGACTTCTGGAAGGAATTAGCGCTTCCACCCCTAAATATGACACAACAAGAGCTAGAGCCATCTTTTCTCCCCAACTAAATAACAGTGGAAACAGGTCTAATGCTTCCAGGCGCTCGTTCATCAGCAGGTTGGTAGATGAGGTGGAGGATATGGGGGAAAGCATGGGAACCACTGATgaagaagatgatgatgatgatgatggtgatgagaAGCAAGATGGGCTTGTGGAAGACGAAGCTGAGGAGTGCACTGGGGAATCTGCTAAGCCTGAAGAAGAACCTAGTGGAGAAACACTTGATACAAGTGAAGAGTCTTCCCACACAGACAGTGTGGAATCTGAGCAGTCTGAGGCAGAGGAGATGGAATCATCTCAGGAGGAATCCACAGGTGACACTGAGCTCCAGTCAGGCGAGCAGATTGACTACTTTAcccaggaaagcagctctggaaaggGCATTGAGCAGAgttcctctcctgctgcagattATGACACTTTGGTACAGAGTGGGAAGAAACTTCAGAATGATGGAAAACTCCAGGAGGCTTTGGACTGCTTCCTGCAAGCTCTTGACATAAAAAATGGAGATCCTGAAGTTATGCTGCTGACTCTGAACTTGTACCGACAGCTGGCCCAGAAGTGA
- the PIN4 gene encoding peptidyl-prolyl cis-trans isomerase NIMA-interacting 4 isoform X1 produces MPNAALCAGWLQPRPGGHNPVSRGPASIGPVFISPVSRGPAPRGGSVPAQRGQPGNLGAGQGRPHPAWSRQRGGLTAARWRPKGKAVEKAAAKPGRVRHILCEKHGRAMEAMEKLKSGQRFSEVAAQYSEDKARQGGDLGWMTRGSMVGPFQEVAFALPVSSMDKPVYTDPPVKTKFGYHIIMVEGRK; encoded by the exons ATGCCGAACGCAGCCCTGTGTGCCGGGTGGCTCCAGCCCCGTCCGGGTGGGCACAACCCCGTGTCCCGCGGCCCCGCGTCCATCGGCCCCGTGTTCATAAGCCCCGTGTCCCGCGGCCCAGCCCCGCGCGGCGGCTCCGTGCCGGCACAGCGCGGGCAGCCGGGGAACCTCGGGGCGGGGCAGGGGCGGCCCCACCCGGCGTGGAGTAGGCAGCGCGGGGGCCTTACGGCGGCAAGATGGCGCCCAAAGGGAAAGGCGGTGGAAAAGGCGGCGGCAAAGCCGGGAAGG GTTCGGCACATCCTGTGCGAGAAGCACGGCCGGGCCATGGAGGCTATGGAGAAGCTGAAGTCAGGACAGCGCTTTAGCGAGGTGGCGGCACAGTACAGCGAGGACAAGGCCAGGCAAGGG GGGGACCTGGGCTGGATGACCAGAGGCTCCATGGTGGGACCATTCCAGGAGGTAGCATTTGCCCTGCCTGTGAGCAGCATGGACAAACCCGTGTACACAGACCCTCCCGTCAAGACCAAGTTTGGATACCACATTATCATGGTggaaggcagaaaataa